In Musa acuminata AAA Group cultivar baxijiao chromosome BXJ2-3, Cavendish_Baxijiao_AAA, whole genome shotgun sequence, the following proteins share a genomic window:
- the LOC135580965 gene encoding uncharacterized protein LOC135580965 — MSGGSGRSDDDPTEEEDDNEDDDAASASCSLVPSPTASASAGASSPRTMTTISRHYFGGDSSADDHVFFIDIIENMREDYGMFVWPCSKVLAEYIWQHRSRFSGVSVVELGAGTSLPGLVAAKVGANVILTDNSYQAEVLDNMKRICDFNKLNCEILGLTWGEWDEPMFNLHPQIVLGADVLYDSTDFDDLFATVAFLLENSPGSVFMTTYHNRSGHHLIEFLMVKWGLKCSKLLDGYSFMPPCKACSLQGNIQLVEITLDKQFSR, encoded by the exons ATGAGTGGCGGAAGCGGGCGCAGCGACGATGACCcgacggaggaggaggacgacaatGAGGACGACGATGCCGCTTCCGCCTCATGTTCGCTGGTCCCATCACCAACAGCAAGCGCGAGCGCGGGGGCGAGCTCCCCCCGCACCATGACCACTATCTCTCGCCATTACTTCGGAGGTGATTCCTCCGCCGACGACCATGTTTTCTTCATCGATATTATCGAG AATATGCGAGAAGACTACGGGATGTTCGTCTGGCCGTGCAGCAAAGTTCTTGCCGAGTACATATGGCAGCATAGATCGCGGTTCTCTGGCGTCTCAGTTGTTGAG TTAGGTGCCGGAACATCATTGCCTGGGTTGGTAGCAGCCAAAGTAGGGGCAAATGTCATCTTAACAGATAACTCATACCAAGCAGAG GTCCTGGACAATATGAAAAGGATATGTGATTTCAACAAACTCAACTGTGAA ATATTGGGCCTCACATGGGGGGAGTGGGACGAGCCTATGTTTAATTTGCATCCTCAGATAGTGCTTGGAGCTGATGTTCTTTATGATTCAACTG ACTTTGATGACCTCTTTGCAACGGTGGCTTTTCTTCTGGAAAATTCTCCTGGATCAGTGTTTATGACAACGTACCACAATCGAAG TGGTCATCACTTAATTGAGTTTTTGATGGTGAAATGGGGATTGAAATGTTCAAAACTTCTCGATGGCTACTCTTTCATGCCACCATGCAAAGCTTGTTCACTCCAGGGCAATATCCAGTTAGTTGAGATTACCTTGGACAAGCAGTTCTCCAGATGA